One window from the genome of Hyperolius riggenbachi isolate aHypRig1 chromosome 6, aHypRig1.pri, whole genome shotgun sequence encodes:
- the LOC137522134 gene encoding olfactory receptor 5G9-like, with the protein MGQNNYTAVTEFILIGFSAIPQLQIVMFVVFLMVYLVTILGNFCIILAYVSSVTLHTPMYFLLSNFSFLEICYISVNIPKMLSNFISNHKAISFYGCAVQVCSFGICGGVECFLLAAMAYDRYNAICHPLLYTIIMNRLVCIRLIVGSYLVGSVNSLLHTILTFTLPFCGPNNIDHIFCDIPPILKLACTDTSINQIVIFVTSNCVLVGSFLLILISYVCIILAVIAIHTTLGRKKAFSTCTSHFTVVAIFYGSVMFMYLKPESSAASANNQDKLVAVLYTVIAPLLNPFIYSLRNRDVKNALINIFMKFVKFEHRTCLSSILGLN; encoded by the exons ATGGGCCAAAATAATTACACAGCAGTGACAGAATTTATCCTCATCGGATTTTCAGCTATTCCACAACTGCAAATTGTAATGTTTGTGGTATTCTTGATGGTCTACCTAGTTACCATTCTTGGAAATTTTTGTATAATATTGGCTTATGTGTCCAGCGTAACTCTTCACACTCCTATGTACTTTTTGCTGAGTAATTTTTCCTTTCTTGAGATCTGTTACATTTCAGTGAACATTCCAAAGATGTTGTCCAACTTCATATCAAACCACAAAGCCATATCCTTCTATGGTTGTGCTGTACAGGTCTGTAGTTTTGGAATCTGTGGTGGAGTTGAGTGTTTCTTGCTAGCAGCAATGGCATATGATCGTTATAATGCCATATGTCACCCACTGCTATATACCATCATTATGAACAGACTGGTTTGTATTCGCCTCATTGTTGGATCATATCTTGTTGGCTCAGTGAATTCGTTATTGCACACAATTCTCACGTTCACTTTGCCTTTTTGCGGTCCTAATAATATTGATCATATTTTCTGTGATATCCCGCCAATATTAAAATTAGCATGCACCGACACCAGCATTAATCAGATTGTTATTTTTGTGACTAGTAACTGTGTCTTGGTTGGTTCATTTCTACTAATATTGATATCTTATGTTTGCATCATATTAGCAGTTATAGCTATCCATACTACATTGGGTAGAAAGAAAGCATTTTCCACTTGTACTTCTCATTTCACAGTTGTTGCAATATTTTATGGTTCTGTTATGTTTATGTACTTAAAGCCTGAATCCAGTGCTGCCAGTGCCAACAATCAGGATAAGTTGGTAGCAGTGTTGTACACCGTTATTGCTCCTCTACTAAACCCTTTTATCTACAGTCTAAGGAACAGAGATGTCAAGAATGCTCTTATCAA TATTTTCATGAAGTTTGTCAAGTTTGAGCATAGAACTTGCTTGAGTTCTATACTTGGACTTAATTAG
- the LOC137522135 gene encoding olfactory receptor 5AP2-like, producing the protein MADTNITSVSEFILVALSETPELQFICFVLLLCIYIVTVLGNLSLILAYQFSPDLQTPMYFFLANFSFLDICYISSTVPKMLSNMMSRNKTISFYGCVLQLYSFGVCGGTECYVLAAMAYDRYNAICHPLLYNIIMNRKTCFLLIAGSWIIGMVNILIHSILTFKLPFCDNKINQVFCDIPPLLKLSCIDTWTNELVIFCTSGLVILCSFTLIIISYIHIILSVLTIHASTGIKKAFSTCTSHLLVVTIFYGSIISVYLKPKASYATYGDRLMSVMYTVVAPLLNPFIYSLRNSDVKKALAKMVHPLLETRKH; encoded by the coding sequence ATGGCGGACACCAATATAACGTCTGTATCAGAATTTATTCTTGTGGCTCTTTCTGAAACGCCAGAACTCCAGTTTATATGTTTCGTGCTACTTCTATGTATCTATATTGTTACTGTGCTTGGGAACCTCTCCCTTATTCTTGCCTATCAATTTAGTCCTGATCTTCAGACTCCCATGTATTTTTTTCTGGCCAACTTCTCCTTTCTAGACATATGTTACATCTCATCTACTGTACCAAAGATGTTATCCAACATGATGTCAAGAAACAAAACCATCTCATTTTATGGGTGTGTTCTGCAGCTGTACAGCTTTGGTGTGTGTGGTGGCACAGAGTGCTATGTACTGGCAGCCATGGCTTATGATCGCTACAATGCTATTTGTCATCCACTGTTGTATAATATTATAATGAACAGGAAGACCtgctttctgctcattgctggttCTTGGATCATTGGAATGGTCAACATTTTGATTCATTCCATCTTGACATTCAAGTTGCCTTTCTGTGACAACAAGATAAATCAAGTATTTTGTGATATCCCACCCTTGCTGAAGCTCTCCTGCATAGACACCTGGACCAATGAGCTGGTCATCTTTTGTACAAGTGGCCTTGTTATACTTTGTTCATTTACACTTATCATAATTTCTTACATTCATATAATATTATCAGTACTAACAATACATGCCTCTACAGGTATAAAGAAGGCATTTTCTACCTGCACCTCGCACTTACTAGTGGTCACCATATTTTATGGATCGATTATTTCTGTGTACCTAAAACCCAAAGCAAGTTATGCCACGTATGGGGATCGATTAATGTCAGTTATGTATACTGTAGTAGCACCACTTTTAAACCCCTTTATATATAGTTTAAGGAACAGCGATGTgaagaaagctcttgctaagatGGTTCATCCTCTGTTGGAAACTCGAAAACATTAA